A window from Oligoflexus sp. encodes these proteins:
- the fliE gene encoding flagellar hook-basal body complex protein FliE, whose translation MQRITSSLRFGSEILGELRDLKAQKQFESAGQGEEKPKTSFMDHLKTAVEEVNQGQISADKKATDLANGKDTNIHETMLAASQAELSFNLMVQVRNKALEAYQEVMRMPV comes from the coding sequence ATGCAACGCATAACATCATCGCTGCGCTTCGGCAGTGAAATCCTCGGCGAGCTGCGCGATCTGAAAGCGCAGAAACAATTCGAAAGCGCCGGTCAGGGTGAAGAAAAGCCGAAGACGAGTTTTATGGATCATCTGAAAACGGCCGTCGAGGAAGTGAACCAGGGTCAGATTTCGGCGGATAAAAAAGCCACCGACCTTGCCAATGGCAAGGATACGAATATCCACGAGACCATGCTGGCCGCTTCGCAAGCCGAACTGTCTTTCAACCTGATGGTGCAGGTGCGGAATAAAGCCCTGGAAGCCTATCAGGAAGTCATGCGCATGCCTGTTTAA
- a CDS encoding tetratricopeptide repeat protein, translated as MRTLFAALRILLLIALTLVSAEAGTLFGKQRYSQIVLPFPDERVFSYRYEPSERAVVLEIQGTHTSELEPVFHYDESVVRRVFFKDQGGQGTEVKMVLRDDAVRVMVNSFTEPFRITIDFFDADYKETHDPTTGLPLVPVAQGSAVGSDVPTLTDSAPTAAPSESVSALTEPSGKRRLLQPQPEAIRTPQELVVKLNDTSGGLGQSWKTYPPYIYRIQIATFKTGKSYEGWLKQNAGKAMTGPEAMAQYSGQLFDFGHENRALVGYQKVLHDDPGVFDRSAEHIWKLAEIHLGQGNLTLADGYYESLQQKHPDSPLAGFGAMRRLDIKSIRAIQQGKAQDMAQLSKGLEVIPTRDNPALTALAALRRAYWQIDAASIQKLMPLFEEPPIVGPNIMMRLEESRAGSDSPRTAFMIDSIILGNRLKTEAWNADTAKVAGEYFDRYKGKATEPFRPLLLKRCESSILVSIDRHLKAQEYVNVITIIESLPKSMDELKKTTSVSWAAAESYRRMKQPLASLPYYENAAKTTDNKPDQFRAWFWHMQAAMKGLDNETARKSGKDVLDRLQKNLAVSDRNAWESWKSLTPDEKNTIFAEIKADLEANLTAPQLVRTPPKILLETWNQQLATETPTSGAAVGNTRAEGQPTARMIYLFADLSKRFEQLSMDSERKASKQLLRKINLKSAPPGKDALQVWTNELTALAEEHRRNNDYLEAGRLYTLTGTENNQWEGRAEALYKGGLLLYRSGRRDEAMAAFQKAADDGNNLLYAELAKKRLEQIQR; from the coding sequence ATGCGCACACTGTTTGCCGCATTGCGAATCCTTTTGCTCATCGCCCTCACCCTTGTGAGCGCCGAGGCAGGAACGCTATTTGGGAAGCAGCGTTACAGTCAAATCGTATTGCCCTTCCCGGACGAAAGGGTCTTCAGCTATCGCTATGAACCGAGCGAGCGGGCCGTCGTCCTTGAAATCCAGGGCACCCATACCAGCGAACTGGAACCCGTCTTTCACTATGATGAATCCGTCGTTCGTCGGGTTTTCTTCAAGGATCAGGGCGGCCAGGGCACCGAAGTGAAAATGGTTCTGCGCGACGATGCCGTTCGCGTCATGGTCAATAGTTTTACAGAACCTTTCCGCATCACGATTGATTTCTTTGATGCGGATTATAAGGAAACGCATGATCCGACGACCGGCCTTCCGCTGGTTCCCGTGGCTCAGGGTTCGGCCGTGGGCAGTGACGTCCCAACCTTGACTGATAGTGCGCCGACGGCTGCGCCTTCCGAATCCGTAAGTGCACTGACGGAGCCGAGCGGCAAACGCCGCCTTCTGCAGCCGCAACCCGAGGCCATTCGCACTCCTCAGGAACTCGTGGTCAAACTCAATGATACGAGCGGTGGCCTGGGTCAGTCATGGAAAACTTATCCGCCTTATATCTATCGCATACAGATCGCCACCTTCAAAACCGGCAAAAGCTATGAAGGCTGGCTGAAGCAGAATGCAGGCAAGGCGATGACCGGACCTGAAGCGATGGCCCAGTATTCCGGTCAGCTCTTTGACTTTGGTCATGAGAATCGGGCCCTCGTCGGTTACCAGAAGGTCCTGCATGATGATCCAGGCGTGTTCGATCGCAGCGCCGAGCATATCTGGAAACTGGCTGAAATTCATCTGGGTCAAGGCAACCTGACTCTTGCGGATGGATACTATGAAAGTCTTCAGCAGAAACATCCCGACAGTCCTTTGGCCGGCTTCGGTGCGATGCGCCGCCTCGATATCAAATCCATTCGTGCGATTCAGCAGGGCAAGGCCCAGGACATGGCGCAGCTGAGCAAGGGGCTTGAGGTCATTCCCACGCGTGACAATCCCGCTCTGACCGCTCTCGCCGCTCTTCGCCGCGCCTACTGGCAGATCGATGCGGCCTCGATTCAAAAGCTGATGCCTCTTTTTGAAGAACCACCGATCGTCGGTCCGAATATCATGATGCGTCTGGAAGAAAGTCGCGCAGGATCGGATAGCCCCCGCACGGCCTTTATGATCGACAGCATCATCCTCGGCAATCGCCTGAAGACGGAAGCCTGGAACGCCGATACTGCGAAAGTCGCCGGTGAATACTTCGATCGCTACAAAGGCAAGGCCACCGAACCTTTCCGCCCCCTTCTTTTGAAGCGCTGCGAATCGAGCATCCTCGTGAGCATCGATCGTCATCTGAAGGCCCAGGAATACGTGAACGTGATCACGATCATCGAAAGCCTGCCCAAGAGCATGGACGAGCTGAAGAAGACCACATCCGTGAGCTGGGCCGCCGCCGAATCCTACCGCCGCATGAAGCAGCCCTTGGCCTCGCTCCCATACTATGAGAACGCGGCGAAGACCACGGATAACAAACCCGATCAGTTCCGCGCCTGGTTCTGGCACATGCAGGCCGCCATGAAGGGCCTCGATAACGAGACGGCTCGTAAATCCGGCAAGGACGTTCTGGATCGTCTGCAAAAGAATCTCGCGGTATCCGATCGCAATGCGTGGGAAAGCTGGAAGTCCCTGACGCCTGATGAGAAAAACACGATCTTCGCGGAAATCAAGGCGGATCTGGAAGCGAACCTGACGGCACCCCAGCTGGTCCGCACCCCGCCGAAGATCCTTCTGGAAACCTGGAATCAGCAGCTCGCGACGGAAACTCCGACATCGGGCGCAGCCGTCGGCAACACCAGGGCTGAAGGCCAGCCCACGGCACGGATGATTTATCTCTTTGCCGACCTCAGCAAGCGCTTCGAGCAGCTCAGCATGGATTCCGAACGCAAGGCTTCCAAGCAGCTTCTCAGGAAGATCAATCTGAAGTCCGCGCCACCTGGCAAGGATGCTCTTCAGGTCTGGACCAATGAACTCACAGCCCTTGCCGAAGAGCATCGCCGTAACAACGATTATCTGGAGGCCGGCCGACTCTATACCCTGACCGGCACCGAAAACAATCAGTGGGAAGGTCGCGCCGAGGCTCTTTATAAAGGCGGACTCCTGCTCTACAGATCGGGCCGCCGTGACGAAGCCATGGCTGCCTTCCAAAAAGCCGCCGATGACGGCAACAACCTGTTGTATGCCGAACTTGCTAAGAAGCGTTTGGAGCAAATCCAAAGATAG
- a CDS encoding sigma-54 dependent transcriptional regulator → MNMKSNNGAIAHDVEEKVSSNDYLNYMKDKQSREKQQQQQKPAAAPAPQANFIFADEKMLRIREIIKQIADANVPVLITGESGTGKEVIARMIHMSSNRKADPFVAINCAALPPNLLESELFGFEKGAFTGAHQQHIGKFEQANGGTLLLDEVTETDQNLQAKLLRALQEQEIERIGGNGPIKVNTRIIATTNRDITRSVKDGRFRQDLFYRLYVIHLEIPPLRERPKDVEVLTRHFLKAFSTQFKGEAATLTADAMQKLLKYTWPGNVRELQNVIQRAVLMASGNTITAKEFVLEQKKVDDDLEWVKHLPIGRKMQEVETQFILETLRTHNGNRTHSAKTLGISLRTLRNKINEFNLEGLEVPQPASGKAL, encoded by the coding sequence ATGAACATGAAAAGCAACAATGGTGCGATCGCTCATGATGTTGAGGAAAAAGTCAGTTCGAACGACTACCTCAACTACATGAAAGACAAACAGAGTCGCGAAAAGCAGCAGCAACAGCAGAAGCCGGCTGCCGCTCCCGCGCCTCAGGCCAATTTCATCTTTGCTGATGAAAAAATGCTGCGCATTCGTGAAATCATCAAACAGATCGCGGACGCCAACGTCCCTGTGCTGATCACCGGCGAATCCGGAACCGGCAAGGAAGTGATTGCGCGCATGATCCATATGAGCAGCAATCGCAAGGCTGATCCCTTCGTGGCGATCAACTGCGCGGCCCTGCCTCCCAATCTTCTGGAAAGCGAGCTTTTCGGCTTTGAAAAAGGCGCTTTCACAGGTGCTCACCAGCAGCACATCGGCAAGTTCGAGCAGGCCAACGGCGGCACGCTGCTTTTGGATGAAGTGACCGAAACCGATCAAAACCTCCAGGCCAAACTTCTGCGCGCTCTGCAGGAGCAGGAAATCGAGCGTATCGGCGGCAACGGCCCGATCAAGGTCAATACCCGCATCATCGCGACGACCAATCGTGACATCACCCGTTCGGTGAAAGATGGCCGCTTCCGTCAGGACCTCTTCTACCGCCTCTACGTGATTCACCTGGAAATTCCGCCCTTGCGCGAACGTCCCAAGGATGTGGAAGTTCTGACCCGTCACTTCCTGAAGGCCTTCAGCACCCAATTCAAGGGCGAGGCCGCCACGCTCACCGCGGATGCGATGCAGAAGCTTCTGAAATACACCTGGCCCGGCAACGTGCGCGAACTCCAGAACGTGATCCAGCGCGCGGTTCTGATGGCCTCGGGCAACACCATCACCGCCAAGGAATTCGTCCTTGAGCAGAAGAAGGTGGATGACGATCTGGAATGGGTCAAGCACCTGCCGATCGGCCGCAAGATGCAGGAAGTGGAAACCCAGTTCATTCTGGAAACGCTTCGCACGCATAACGGCAACCGCACGCATTCCGCGAAGACTCTGGGCATCAGCCTCAGGACCCTTCGCAACAAGATCAACGAGTTCAACCTCGAAGGTCTGGAAGTGCCCCAGCCCGCTTCAGGAAAAGCGCTATGA
- the flgC gene encoding flagellar basal body rod protein FlgC codes for MSFFKAMNISSSGLAAQRIRMNVLSSNLANANTTRTPEGGPYKREDVVFAANPASGSPFEGFLDEDTGTQLKKVQVVDIHKDTKAPRMVLDPSHPDANADGYVAMPNIQVMSEMVNMIAATRAFEANTTALNASKSMANTAIEIGRV; via the coding sequence ATGAGTTTCTTTAAGGCCATGAATATCAGTTCATCCGGCTTGGCAGCTCAACGCATTCGCATGAATGTCCTGTCATCCAACCTTGCGAATGCCAACACCACGCGCACACCGGAAGGTGGACCTTATAAGCGCGAGGACGTGGTCTTTGCGGCCAACCCGGCCAGCGGCAGCCCCTTCGAAGGTTTTTTGGATGAAGATACCGGCACGCAGCTGAAAAAGGTGCAGGTCGTCGATATCCATAAGGACACCAAGGCTCCGCGCATGGTTCTCGATCCTTCGCATCCCGATGCGAATGCCGACGGCTATGTGGCGATGCCCAATATCCAGGTGATGAGCGAGATGGTGAACATGATCGCCGCCACCCGTGCCTTTGAAGCCAATACAACGGCTTTGAATGCTTCCAAGAGCATGGCGAATACCGCCATCGAAATCGGTCGCGTCTAA
- a CDS encoding FliH/SctL family protein, with the protein MLNQANNRSHGRFIKKDDPVRKVMNISEFNLMEICDKPVTYHDNANANIIHNRLHAEEELAEGVRDSYEINMSFPHELRPVIRPLDFTEEWKKQKKRMANRHHRLEEEEEFELDVTSLLKENKIDFKKATFRVIETAMPQQKKDVKEAKPAVNLFPQAMPVKANVEAKAAAPAPQPARPAAQKAPPPPAPEPTHHTQADADDFVPYAPTRDRANPEAQVQRMEPPKLTEEEKETLRNEARAEGYQQGFQQGEEKGTLSAQDKITAITDELANIMENLQGMQKSILTHVQENFLMICQSFLEALLHREFKVNPESFGAVIERAISDALPDDEFIIHVSPQAFQDLSNWSNPEMRRRLRVDDKLQNDHFRVEGKHSVIDGDLPKVIRDLLDQADIQLFESKEKAG; encoded by the coding sequence ATGCTGAATCAGGCCAACAATCGCAGCCACGGGCGCTTCATCAAAAAGGATGATCCTGTGCGCAAGGTGATGAACATCAGTGAATTCAATCTGATGGAAATCTGCGACAAGCCCGTGACCTATCATGATAACGCCAATGCCAATATCATCCATAACCGCCTTCACGCGGAAGAGGAGCTGGCCGAAGGCGTACGGGATTCCTACGAAATCAATATGAGCTTCCCGCACGAACTGCGTCCGGTCATTCGCCCTCTCGACTTCACCGAAGAGTGGAAGAAGCAGAAAAAAAGAATGGCCAACCGGCATCACCGGCTGGAAGAGGAAGAGGAATTCGAGCTGGATGTGACCAGCCTTTTGAAAGAGAACAAGATCGACTTCAAAAAGGCGACCTTCAGGGTCATTGAAACCGCGATGCCGCAGCAGAAAAAGGATGTGAAGGAAGCCAAGCCGGCCGTAAACCTTTTCCCGCAGGCCATGCCGGTGAAGGCCAATGTCGAAGCCAAGGCCGCAGCTCCTGCGCCTCAACCCGCGCGTCCCGCGGCGCAAAAAGCTCCCCCGCCGCCTGCACCCGAGCCGACGCATCATACGCAGGCCGATGCCGATGACTTTGTTCCCTATGCCCCGACCCGCGACCGGGCGAATCCCGAAGCCCAGGTGCAAAGAATGGAGCCGCCGAAGCTGACCGAAGAGGAAAAGGAAACGCTGCGCAATGAAGCGCGGGCTGAAGGTTATCAGCAGGGCTTTCAGCAGGGCGAGGAAAAAGGCACGCTGAGCGCCCAGGACAAAATCACGGCCATCACGGATGAACTGGCCAATATCATGGAAAATCTTCAGGGCATGCAGAAATCCATCCTGACCCATGTTCAGGAGAATTTTCTCATGATCTGCCAAAGCTTTCTGGAAGCGCTTTTGCACCGGGAGTTCAAGGTCAATCCTGAATCCTTCGGCGCTGTGATCGAACGGGCCATCTCGGATGCCCTGCCGGATGATGAGTTCATCATTCATGTGAGCCCCCAGGCTTTTCAGGATCTGAGCAACTGGTCGAATCCCGAAATGCGCCGCCGTCTGCGGGTGGATGACAAACTGCAGAATGACCACTTCCGCGTCGAAGGCAAGCACTCCGTGATAGACGGGGATCTGCCGAAAGTGATTCGCGACCTTTTGGATCAGGCGGATATTCAACTGTTTGAAAGCAAGGAAAAGGCGGGTTGA
- the fliF gene encoding flagellar basal-body MS-ring/collar protein FliF, translating to MNDFFRNLSQRLGGFWQSLNGPKKIAVMAAVALLLGGLISLFFVGDRTEMAYLYPNLSETDNNEIASELRKQRVSNFIIDDKGIKVPAEQVMPLRLKLAQEGLPTRGMIGWEKFDDQDFTRTEFEQNINRLRAIQGELARTISSIEGITSARVHIVMPKKALFQEDEQEPTAAIYIKVQRGKEPSQKQIRGITHLVSRSVEGMKPEKVTIIDQEGKMLTKIESDDPTTKLTQEMTSYRRTIEAEMTSKIKTLVGRIVGQDRVDAKVDVDVDFTQEEQTINDIDPDKVVVISSNVNNQEMAGNGLNPTGIPGAKSNVPGEQEDLAVNSNSTKSKRASERVNYEVSKTKRHKVLPVGTIKRISAAVIVDGTQIYPSDGTAPEFQARAPDEMRKIEDLVRSAIGFKDGRDEVKVHNLMFELAATQVQAIKEKKQENRKYISTLVVSSVIALALVFFFAFIVRPYFRWLSYDPERKRKEEIVEEFKPDLEMGGIQNVQVKEDVPFEKLSPQEQILYLAKHEPARTTEALRILLNPHQSSH from the coding sequence ATGAATGACTTTTTCAGGAACCTCAGTCAACGCCTGGGGGGCTTTTGGCAGTCGCTGAATGGCCCGAAGAAAATCGCGGTCATGGCCGCGGTCGCGCTCCTGCTCGGCGGCCTTATTTCGCTCTTCTTCGTGGGCGATCGCACCGAGATGGCCTATCTCTATCCCAATCTCTCGGAAACCGACAACAACGAAATCGCTTCGGAACTGCGCAAGCAACGCGTTTCGAACTTCATCATCGACGACAAAGGCATCAAGGTTCCAGCGGAACAGGTGATGCCTTTGCGTTTGAAATTGGCCCAGGAAGGCCTGCCGACCCGCGGCATGATCGGCTGGGAGAAATTCGACGATCAGGATTTTACGCGAACCGAATTCGAGCAGAACATCAATCGGCTGCGCGCTATCCAAGGCGAGCTGGCGCGAACCATCAGTTCCATTGAAGGCATCACCTCGGCACGCGTGCATATCGTGATGCCCAAAAAAGCCCTCTTCCAGGAAGATGAGCAGGAACCCACGGCCGCGATCTATATCAAGGTTCAACGCGGCAAGGAACCGAGCCAGAAGCAGATTCGCGGCATCACCCATCTCGTGTCCCGCTCTGTCGAAGGCATGAAGCCCGAGAAGGTCACGATCATCGACCAGGAAGGCAAGATGCTGACCAAAATCGAGTCCGATGATCCGACGACCAAGCTCACTCAGGAAATGACCTCCTATCGCCGCACCATCGAAGCGGAGATGACCAGTAAAATCAAAACTCTGGTAGGCCGCATCGTCGGCCAGGATCGCGTCGATGCCAAGGTCGATGTCGATGTGGACTTCACCCAGGAAGAGCAGACCATCAATGATATAGATCCGGATAAGGTGGTGGTGATTTCCTCGAACGTCAACAATCAGGAAATGGCCGGCAATGGCCTGAATCCCACGGGCATTCCCGGCGCCAAATCCAATGTTCCTGGTGAGCAGGAGGATCTGGCCGTCAACTCCAATTCCACCAAAAGCAAAAGAGCCAGTGAGCGGGTCAACTATGAAGTTTCGAAGACCAAACGTCACAAGGTTCTTCCCGTGGGTACGATCAAGCGCATTTCCGCGGCTGTGATCGTCGATGGAACACAGATCTATCCTTCCGATGGAACCGCCCCTGAATTCCAGGCGCGCGCACCCGACGAAATGCGCAAGATCGAGGACCTCGTGCGCTCCGCCATCGGCTTCAAGGATGGCCGTGATGAGGTGAAGGTTCATAACCTGATGTTCGAACTCGCGGCGACCCAGGTTCAGGCCATCAAAGAGAAAAAGCAGGAAAACCGCAAATACATCTCGACCCTGGTCGTGTCCTCGGTCATCGCCCTGGCCCTGGTCTTCTTCTTCGCCTTCATCGTCCGTCCTTACTTCCGCTGGCTGTCCTATGATCCCGAGCGGAAACGGAAAGAGGAGATCGTCGAGGAATTCAAGCCCGACTTGGAGATGGGCGGTATCCAGAACGTGCAGGTGAAAGAGGACGTGCCCTTCGAGAAGCTTTCGCCGCAGGAACAGATCCTTTATCTGGCCAAGCATGAGCCGGCCCGGACCACGGAAGCTCTGCGGATACTCCTGAACCCGCATCAATCGTCTCACTGA
- the flgB gene encoding flagellar basal body rod protein FlgB has protein sequence MSSLIGGMFTRGDQIKMAALDMRLERQNVLNGNIANAETPGYRALGYDFEEQLQALAGGDEESMPMKAADPRHFRSDLVEADGTLQAEVYVRPTESVGQDGNTVDVDKEMGDMAQNQILYKATVELINKKLATLKYAIANGGQV, from the coding sequence ATGAGCAGCTTGATTGGGGGCATGTTCACCCGCGGCGACCAAATAAAGATGGCGGCGCTGGATATGCGGCTGGAACGGCAGAACGTGCTGAACGGCAACATCGCCAACGCTGAAACCCCTGGTTATCGCGCTCTCGGCTATGACTTTGAAGAACAGCTTCAGGCTCTGGCAGGCGGTGATGAGGAATCCATGCCGATGAAAGCGGCCGATCCGCGGCACTTCCGCAGTGATCTGGTCGAGGCGGACGGCACCCTTCAGGCTGAAGTCTATGTTCGTCCCACCGAAAGCGTCGGGCAGGACGGCAACACGGTGGATGTGGATAAGGAAATGGGCGACATGGCCCAGAACCAGATCCTCTATAAGGCCACAGTGGAATTGATCAACAAGAAACTGGCGACTCTGAAATATGCCATCGCCAACGGAGGTCAGGTATGA